A window from Mustela erminea isolate mMusErm1 chromosome 17, mMusErm1.Pri, whole genome shotgun sequence encodes these proteins:
- the RHEX gene encoding regulator of hemoglobinization and erythroid cell expansion protein has product MLLVVLRNCNLGRGKPVLPRPQQPSLPEWSWGVEPPSPSSRLASCVSPGRSCGCPACKPGAQPGAPHVSSFCPWKSPSLTGDPRPPCKPIMLTEDMKLWHGLVIAVVSLILQACLFAAISYLLSRHMAKESERLLKGARLQAPNPSPAHHQPLAAKEETPSNSVSEPHYRRYRHDSNTSSGSSDSSNSSGSSSPTCQATKNMNYAQVVFSATKGLKSESSLDYENIKETTDYVNVNPKSHKPNFWAFAKPDDSEPVEYTQVAL; this is encoded by the exons ATGTTGCTTGTGGTCCTGCG AAACTGCAATCTGGGGAGAGGAAAGCCagtgctcccccgcccccagcagccaAGTTTGCCTGAGTGGAGCTGGGGGGTAGAGCCCCCGAGTCCTAGCAGCCGCCTTGCCTCCTGTGTTTCTCCTGGACGGTCCTGTGGGTGCCCTGCGTGCAAACCAGGTGCCCAGCCTGGTGCCCCGCAcgtctcctccttctgcccctggaAGAGCCCGAGTCTCACTGGCGACCCGCGGCCGCCCTGCAAGCCCATCATGCTGACAGA AGACATGAAGCTCTGGCACGGCTTAGTGATTGCAGTGGTGTCCCTCATCCTACAGGCCTGCCTCTTTGCGGCCATcagctacctgctcagcaggcacATGG CCAAGGAGAGTGAGCGGCTACTGAAAGGGGCCAGGCTCCAGGCCCCgaaccccagccctgcccaccatCAGCCACTTGCTGCCAAGGAGGAGACTCCCAGCAACTCTGTGTCTGAGCCCCATTATAGGCGTTATAGGC ATGACAGCAACACATCCTCCGGTAGCTCTGACAGCTCGAACAGCTCAGGCAGCTCGTCTCCAACCTGTCAG GCCACGAAGAATATGAATTATGCACAAGTGGTCTTTTCCGCCACCAAAGGACTAAAAAGTGAATCTTCCCTGGACTATGAGAACATCAAGGAAACCACAGATTATGTGAACGTCAATCCAAAAAGCCACAAACCCAATTTCTGGGCTTTTGCGAAGCCTGATGACTCTGAGCCGGTGGAGTACACGCAGGTGGCCCTGTGA